The DNA region GACAGGAGATTCCCCCACTCCCTCCCCAAGCAAAGCAGAGCAAAGCAGCAAAGGCTGCCACAGACCATGACGGAAAGGACGTGACCGACTGCTGCTGTGCTGTCAGCATGGTCTTTTGTGCACAGCCCAGCTCAGGAGAAAGGAATCAGACTAAAGCATCTGGATACATGGCTATTTCATACGCATGCAGGGCTATGCTGTACAGGTCAGGTACGTATTTCTTATCTGCAGTCCTACCATTTGTGCAGACTGCTTCATTGTGAAAGAATAAAGATTTTGAGAAGCTTGGCTGTAAGTCCATGTATTTAATAGGCTAATAAGGTAGCAAGGTAGAGCATGTAccctataaatattttaaaagtccttATCCAAAACCAATCCCTTCTACTTTAAATACAATGCCTTCTTAACACGGGAAGAGACAGTGTATTGAGACTTACACATATCATCACGACACATGTTCTGAGCATCACTTGTAAGAAACCCACTCCCAGTACAAAAAAAAGCACCCAAATGACAGACCAAGATCTCCCCCTAAGAAGGTAACAACAATCTATTTACAAGAAATTACTGCTTTAGTTAAAAATGCTAAAAATCATTTCTTGGAGGCCATATAAAAATAATcatgtatgtatgcacacatatatttatacatatttatggCTTTTACATGCTTCAACCTTCTCtaataaatgagaaaatataaaTGCTCATTtagttctttttctcctcctcaggttttgcagcctctgcctctgatATGGTGCCACTACCGTATTTTTTCACTCTGTTTTCTACTTTGGCAAGTCTCTGCTTCACTTTTTGTTGAGATGAGGTGTATTCTGCAAAGAGCCTAGCAAACCTAGTCTGTAGTGTATCCAGAGCTGTTTCAAGTCTTTCAACTTTTTCTTCCAAATCTTTTGGGTCAGCTcctgcttttgctgcttcctcATCTATTAAATTGTCTTTCATCAGAATTTGTCGCCCTTTCTCTTCCAGAGCCTTTTTGGCATCTGGGTATTCAGTGAGGGCTTCCATTAAATCATCTTTAGACAAGCAGAACAAATCAGAATAGCCAATACTCCTTATGTTGGCTGTCCTCCTATTGCCAGATTTGCTACCTTTGATGTTTAGGATGCTGATTTCACCAAAGTAGCTGCCATCACTTAGGACAACAAATTGTGTTATGCCATCATCTGCCACCACAGCCAGTTTTCCCTCTTTGATAATGTACATTTCTCTCCCAATATCTCCCTTTTTGCAAATATAGTCTCCAGGACTGAAGACAGTAGGTTTCAGTTTCAGCACCAGTTCAATGAGAAGTCCAGCTTCACAGTCCTGGAATATACACACTTTCTTCAGTGTGTCTAAATGGACATTGATGGCAATTTCAGCCTTCAACTTGTCAGGCAGGTTTTTAAGAACTTCCTTCTCATCCACTGTTTTCTTGTTAGTCCACAGGTAATCAAACCATTTAATAACCCTGGCTTCCAAATCCTTACTCACTTTTCGGAAATGCATGTACTGTTTAATAGAATCAATTTTGGCCTGGAACTCTGCCCTGGAGGCATTCATGTTGGAAATCATGGAGCCCACGTTACCAACAATGGTAGCAAAGATGAGCACACCCACCAGGAAGTCGATGACCACAAAGAGATACTCTTCATCTTTCACCGGAGGTGGGGTTTCTCCAATGGTCGTCAGCGTGAGCGTTGACCAGTACAGACTGTAAATGTACTTTCTAGACAGGCGCCCGTACTCTGGAATGGACACATTGGGATAGACCCAAGAGTCGGTTCCAAATCCAATGACCTTTGAAATtgcaaaatatatacatgcattCCAGTGGATGATGATAAGAATGTATAAGACAAGATTTCCAATGCGAAACATGTTTGGATAATTTGTCCTGGTTTCTGTACGGTCAAAAAACTCAAACAGCCGAGAAATCCTCAGTAAGCGGTTAAACCGCAGTTCAGGGTAGTTCAAACCCAGCTTCAGATATGCCAGGTCCGTTGGCAGAAGAGAGAGCACATCCAGTTTGAACTGCATAGTTTTTGTGTAATGGTCTCGTAATTTCTTTTCATCCTGAACTAGCAAGCCTTGCTcgaggaagcctttaaaaaataaaagcacatacTTTACTAGTTAGAATAAAAGTGCAGTTCAGAATTACAGTCAACAGCACTGAGTGACTTTTACACTTCAGATACCCGAGAGCATTAAAACTGGAACTGTTACGCATACAGAAAATGATGTACTAGGAgttcatttaatgaaaaatatttctttgtaaatTTAAATATCTCAAGTTTCAAAGCTAGTAAATAGTGATGTAGAGAAATGACTTGTATTATTACATGGTGCCTCCTGCACTTTTCCACTCTATTTTGGGACAACTGTGTCCATGTCTTTCAGGCATCTTTGCAAATAGAAAGTGGAGATTCGTATGTCTCATTTCTCATAAACCATTGGCATGACTCATAACTAAAGTTAAGCATGTTTTGATTGTATATAAAATCAGagtggaatatttttaaataaattccaaGACTAAGTATAATGGAATGtcagaaatgttttcaaagcaaaatagATAACCTTGAGATAACAAAATACAGCATTTTCCCCCTAATTCATGCTTTTTCTCTTGTAACCAGTGCTACAGCTGACAGG from Apteryx mantelli isolate bAptMan1 chromosome 1, bAptMan1.hap1, whole genome shotgun sequence includes:
- the CNGA3 gene encoding cyclic nucleotide-gated channel alpha-3 isoform X2; the encoded protein is MKSVSKLEEEETHSLCEDTSSELQRFISVEGRGLPESQTSSFTGRGAMARLSQFVVSLRSWATRHLHHEDQRPDSFLARIRGPELIEVSSRQNKIHSSVGVDEQPGKLNRKKKEIFVIDPSSNMYYHWLTIIAAPVFYNWCMLVCRACFDELQNDHIRLWLILDYCSDIIYVFDMFVRFRTGFLEQGLLVQDEKKLRDHYTKTMQFKLDVLSLLPTDLAYLKLGLNYPELRFNRLLRISRLFEFFDRTETRTNYPNMFRIGNLVLYILIIIHWNACIYFAISKVIGFGTDSWVYPNVSIPEYGRLSRKYIYSLYWSTLTLTTIGETPPPVKDEEYLFVVIDFLVGVLIFATIVGNVGSMISNMNASRAEFQAKIDSIKQYMHFRKVSKDLEARVIKWFDYLWTNKKTVDEKEVLKNLPDKLKAEIAINVHLDTLKKVCIFQDCEAGLLIELVLKLKPTVFSPGDYICKKGDIGREMYIIKEGKLAVVADDGITQFVVLSDGSYFGEISILNIKGSKSGNRRTANIRSIGYSDLFCLSKDDLMEALTEYPDAKKALEEKGRQILMKDNLIDEEAAKAGADPKDLEEKVERLETALDTLQTRFARLFAEYTSSQQKVKQRLAKVENRVKKYGSGTISEAEAAKPEEEKKN
- the CNGA3 gene encoding cyclic nucleotide-gated channel alpha-3 isoform X1; translation: MAKINTQHSYPGMHRLSVRNTDEDIERIENGFIRTHSLCEDTSSELQRFISVEGRGLPESQTSSFTGRGAMARLSQFVVSLRSWATRHLHHEDQRPDSFLARIRGPELIEVSSRQNKIHSSVGVDEQPGKLNRKKKEIFVIDPSSNMYYHWLTIIAAPVFYNWCMLVCRACFDELQNDHIRLWLILDYCSDIIYVFDMFVRFRTGFLEQGLLVQDEKKLRDHYTKTMQFKLDVLSLLPTDLAYLKLGLNYPELRFNRLLRISRLFEFFDRTETRTNYPNMFRIGNLVLYILIIIHWNACIYFAISKVIGFGTDSWVYPNVSIPEYGRLSRKYIYSLYWSTLTLTTIGETPPPVKDEEYLFVVIDFLVGVLIFATIVGNVGSMISNMNASRAEFQAKIDSIKQYMHFRKVSKDLEARVIKWFDYLWTNKKTVDEKEVLKNLPDKLKAEIAINVHLDTLKKVCIFQDCEAGLLIELVLKLKPTVFSPGDYICKKGDIGREMYIIKEGKLAVVADDGITQFVVLSDGSYFGEISILNIKGSKSGNRRTANIRSIGYSDLFCLSKDDLMEALTEYPDAKKALEEKGRQILMKDNLIDEEAAKAGADPKDLEEKVERLETALDTLQTRFARLFAEYTSSQQKVKQRLAKVENRVKKYGSGTISEAEAAKPEEEKKN